Proteins co-encoded in one Deltaproteobacteria bacterium genomic window:
- a CDS encoding 2-hydroxyacyl-CoA dehydratase family protein — translation MNRVVKMFQAVAEDPEAYARDWKEKTNRHVIGYFCSYAPEEVMLAAGALPYRLTGSDRQIRLADSHLQAYSCSLVRSAMEDLLGGHLDFLDGTVFPHTCDSIQRLSDMWRMNASLTFHLDVVMPVKLEGASAKTYMVAVLKRFRKELETVTGACISEEKLIAASEVYNGLRTALRDIYKLRRTAPGSIGGSDLLAVTKGCMVMDRYDALGLLTDLKNEIAERKRAGEAGRKRIVLAGGLCNMPDLFDIIESAGGVVVDDDLCTGTRYADGGVDTGKEIFGALADRYLERAICPAKHAGLYKRGERLVQMVREGRADGVAFIYLKFCDPHAFDYPYLKAMLDAEGIPSMLYEIEGAFPSEGQFQTRCEAFIEML, via the coding sequence ATGAACAGAGTGGTAAAAATGTTTCAAGCGGTCGCCGAAGATCCTGAAGCATACGCAAGAGACTGGAAAGAGAAAACAAACAGGCATGTTATCGGCTATTTTTGTTCATATGCCCCCGAGGAGGTCATGCTGGCTGCAGGTGCCCTGCCGTACAGGTTAACCGGCTCGGACAGGCAGATACGGCTGGCGGATTCACATCTGCAGGCTTACAGCTGCAGCCTGGTGAGGAGCGCCATGGAGGATTTGCTCGGCGGACACCTGGATTTTTTGGATGGGACCGTGTTTCCGCACACCTGTGATTCCATTCAGCGGCTTTCGGACATGTGGCGCATGAATGCGAGCCTGACTTTTCACCTGGACGTGGTCATGCCCGTGAAACTCGAGGGCGCGAGCGCTAAAACCTACATGGTAGCGGTGTTGAAGCGCTTCAGGAAGGAGTTGGAAACGGTCACGGGGGCGTGCATATCGGAAGAAAAGCTCATAGCCGCATCGGAAGTCTACAACGGCTTGCGGACAGCGTTGCGAGACATATACAAGTTGCGCAGGACGGCGCCCGGATCGATAGGTGGAAGCGACCTGCTCGCTGTCACCAAGGGGTGTATGGTGATGGATCGCTACGATGCCTTGGGCTTGTTGACCGACCTGAAAAATGAAATCGCAGAGCGGAAAAGAGCCGGTGAAGCCGGGCGGAAGCGAATCGTTCTCGCCGGTGGACTCTGCAACATGCCGGACCTGTTCGACATTATTGAGAGCGCCGGTGGTGTCGTCGTGGACGACGACCTTTGCACGGGAACGCGTTATGCGGATGGCGGGGTGGACACCGGGAAAGAGATCTTTGGCGCCCTTGCCGACAGGTACCTGGAGCGGGCCATATGCCCCGCGAAGCATGCCGGCCTTTACAAGCGGGGAGAACGGCTGGTTCAGATGGTCAGGGAAGGCCGGGCGGACGGTGTCGCCTTCATTTATCTGAAATTTTGCGACCCCCACGCCTTCGACTACCCGTACCTGAAGGCGATGCTGGATGCGGAGGGCATACCGAGCATGCTGTACGAAATAGAGGGCGCATTCCCGTCGGAAGGGCAGTTTCAAACCCGGTGCGAGGCATTCATTGAAATGTTGTAA
- a CDS encoding 2-hydroxyacyl-CoA dehydratase family protein: MPDIEKEKRKIKSVKKMKEIMTNYYIEAKTAEQTGKKVAWITSGGPVEPLIAMDVIPVYPENHGAMIGASKMGTTLCEKAEQMGYSRDLCSYAMADIACAPINGGPIGGLPRPDMLVCCNNICGTVLKWYEVQARYFQVPLFILDTPVCHTGFSKEVKDYVAAQLNEYIEFLEVNGGKKFDYDRFQEVGRLSLEGQRMWQAVLDTTLHKPSPMSAFDAFIHLALIVTLRGTQVTVDYYKTLLDEMNQRIADGVSAVPEEKYRLLWDNIPVWFKTRWLSEKFASHGACLVADTYTSAWSGMMAYVDEENLMDSFAETYTRIYLNIGVDQMAENVLKMIEKYGVDGVVMHSNRSCKPYSLGQYDTQKIVQERAGVPTLMIEADIVDERSFSESQIETRIDAFMEVIAAK; encoded by the coding sequence ATGCCTGATATTGAAAAGGAAAAGAGAAAAATAAAGTCGGTCAAGAAGATGAAAGAGATCATGACCAACTACTATATCGAGGCCAAAACCGCTGAGCAGACAGGCAAAAAGGTTGCCTGGATAACAAGCGGGGGGCCGGTGGAACCATTGATCGCCATGGACGTGATCCCCGTTTACCCGGAAAACCACGGCGCCATGATCGGTGCGTCCAAAATGGGAACGACTCTGTGCGAAAAGGCGGAGCAGATGGGCTACTCCCGCGATCTTTGCTCCTATGCAATGGCGGATATCGCCTGCGCGCCCATTAACGGGGGACCCATAGGGGGGCTGCCCCGTCCGGACATGTTGGTGTGCTGCAACAACATCTGCGGCACGGTCCTGAAGTGGTACGAGGTACAGGCGCGATACTTTCAGGTGCCTCTTTTTATCTTGGACACCCCCGTGTGCCATACTGGATTTTCAAAGGAAGTCAAGGATTATGTGGCGGCGCAACTGAATGAATACATTGAGTTTTTAGAGGTAAACGGCGGCAAGAAGTTCGATTACGATCGATTCCAGGAGGTTGGCAGGTTGTCGCTCGAGGGGCAGCGGATGTGGCAAGCCGTCCTGGACACCACCCTGCACAAACCGTCACCCATGAGTGCTTTTGACGCCTTCATTCACCTGGCCCTGATCGTTACGCTGAGGGGGACTCAGGTGACGGTGGATTATTACAAGACCTTGCTTGACGAGATGAACCAGCGCATTGCCGACGGGGTCTCCGCCGTGCCGGAAGAAAAGTATCGCCTGTTGTGGGACAACATTCCAGTGTGGTTCAAAACGCGGTGGCTATCGGAAAAATTCGCTTCGCATGGCGCCTGCCTGGTGGCGGATACCTACACGTCGGCATGGTCCGGCATGATGGCTTACGTCGACGAGGAAAACTTAATGGACAGCTTTGCCGAAACCTATACGCGCATTTACCTGAATATCGGGGTCGACCAGATGGCGGAAAACGTTCTGAAAATGATTGAAAAGTACGGGGTCGACGGCGTCGTGATGCATTCGAATCGAAGCTGTAAACCCTATTCACTGGGCCAGTATGACACCCAAAAGATCGTTCAGGAAAGGGCGGGCGTCCCGACCCTGATGATCGAGGCGGACATCGTGGATGAGCGCAGTTTCTCGGAGAGTCAAATCGAAACGCGCATCGATGCCTTCATGGAGGTCATCGCGGCCAAATAG